A window of the Chryseobacterium arthrosphaerae genome harbors these coding sequences:
- a CDS encoding YkgJ family cysteine cluster protein, with protein MNLDFYKKQALQKQKDHKKFLDGLKKKPPKKLDYIVQETHDEVFEEIDCLQCANCCKTTGPLYTEKDIERISKHLRMKQADFEAKFLRVDEDNDKVLQNLPCFFLNGDNTCSIYEVRPKACREYPHTDRKKIYQINNLMLKNTVICPAAFEFVEKMMKNVAK; from the coding sequence ATGAATTTAGATTTTTATAAAAAACAGGCTTTACAAAAGCAGAAAGACCACAAAAAATTCCTGGACGGACTGAAAAAGAAACCGCCCAAAAAACTTGATTATATTGTTCAGGAAACCCATGATGAAGTATTTGAAGAAATAGACTGCCTGCAATGTGCCAATTGCTGTAAAACAACAGGTCCTCTCTATACCGAAAAAGATATTGAACGTATTTCTAAACATCTGCGTATGAAGCAGGCTGATTTTGAAGCAAAATTCTTACGGGTAGATGAAGATAATGATAAAGTATTACAGAATCTGCCCTGCTTTTTCCTGAACGGGGATAATACCTGCTCCATCTATGAAGTAAGACCGAAGGCGTGTCGTGAATATCCTCACACCGATCGTAAAAAGATTTACCAGATCAATAACCTGATGCTGAAAAATACAGTAATCTGCCCTGCAGCTTTTGAGTTCGTAGAAAAGATGATGAAGAACGTAGCAAAGTAG
- a CDS encoding iron chaperone — translation MENTFKNIDEYILLFPAETQEKLIELRQCIHAVAPGLEEYIGYQMPAFRYKGKPLVYFAGYKKHIGFYPGAEGISHFEKDFQERNYKFSKGAVQFPMDASLPLDLVRKIVKFRMKETDTKKAN, via the coding sequence ATGGAAAATACTTTTAAAAATATTGATGAGTATATTCTTCTGTTTCCAGCAGAAACCCAGGAAAAACTGATTGAACTGAGACAATGTATTCATGCAGTGGCTCCGGGACTTGAAGAATATATCGGATATCAGATGCCGGCTTTCAGATACAAAGGAAAGCCTTTGGTTTATTTTGCAGGATATAAAAAACATATCGGCTTTTATCCCGGCGCTGAGGGTATCAGCCATTTTGAAAAAGATTTTCAGGAAAGAAATTATAAATTTTCAAAAGGAGCTGTACAGTTTCCGATGGATGCCTCTCTTCCGCTGGATCTGGTACGTAAAATTGTAAAGTTCCGTATGAAAGAGACTGATACTAAAAAAGCAAATTAG
- the gdhA gene encoding NADP-specific glutamate dehydrogenase: protein MEQYNIDQKIQEFIAKIEAKNPNEPEFLQAVKEVAVTVIPFIATKKEYNGMKLLERMAEAERIIIFRVPWVDDKGEIQVNRGFRIQMNSAIGPYKGGIRFHPTVNLSVLKFLAFEQVFKNSLTTLPMGGGKGGSDFDPQGKSDMEVMRFCQAFMTELCKHIGPETDVPAGDIGVGAREIGYLFGQYKKIRNEFTGVLTGKGLAYGGSLIRPEATGYGVVYFAEQMLKTIGQDFKGKTVTVSGFGNVAWGVIKKATELGAKVVTISGPDGYIYDKDGISGEKIDYLLELRSSGNNRAEDYAKKYPSAEFHAGKRPWDVKCDVAFPSATQNELDLDDARKLVENGCLCVTEAANMPSTLDAINYFLDNKVLFSPGKASNAGGVATSGLEMTQNSIRLNWTSEEVDARLKEIMIGIHKACRDYGKDEDGYVNYVKGANIAGFVKVAEAMLAQGVV, encoded by the coding sequence ATGGAACAATATAATATTGACCAGAAAATCCAAGAGTTTATTGCAAAAATTGAAGCAAAAAATCCTAACGAACCGGAATTCCTACAGGCTGTAAAAGAAGTTGCCGTAACTGTAATTCCATTCATTGCTACGAAAAAAGAATATAACGGAATGAAGCTGCTTGAAAGAATGGCTGAAGCTGAAAGAATCATTATTTTCAGAGTTCCATGGGTTGATGACAAAGGAGAAATTCAGGTTAACAGAGGTTTCAGAATTCAGATGAACTCTGCTATTGGACCATACAAAGGAGGAATCCGTTTCCACCCTACTGTAAACTTATCCGTTCTTAAATTCCTTGCTTTCGAGCAGGTATTCAAAAACTCTTTGACGACTCTTCCGATGGGAGGTGGTAAAGGAGGTTCAGACTTCGATCCTCAGGGTAAATCTGATATGGAAGTTATGCGTTTCTGCCAGGCTTTCATGACGGAATTGTGTAAGCACATCGGTCCTGAAACAGATGTACCGGCAGGAGATATCGGTGTAGGAGCAAGAGAGATCGGTTATCTATTCGGACAGTATAAGAAAATCAGAAACGAGTTTACCGGAGTTCTTACAGGAAAAGGTCTTGCTTACGGAGGTTCATTGATCCGTCCTGAAGCTACAGGATACGGGGTAGTATACTTTGCTGAGCAGATGCTTAAGACGATCGGACAGGATTTCAAAGGGAAAACCGTAACGGTTTCAGGTTTCGGAAACGTAGCCTGGGGAGTTATCAAAAAAGCAACTGAACTTGGTGCTAAAGTGGTAACAATCTCTGGTCCTGACGGATATATCTATGATAAAGACGGTATCAGCGGAGAAAAGATTGACTATTTATTAGAGCTTAGATCTTCCGGAAACAACAGAGCTGAAGATTATGCTAAAAAATATCCATCTGCTGAATTCCACGCTGGAAAACGTCCTTGGGATGTGAAGTGTGATGTTGCATTCCCTTCTGCAACTCAGAACGAATTAGATTTAGATGATGCAAGAAAACTTGTTGAAAACGGATGTCTTTGTGTAACTGAAGCGGCTAATATGCCTTCTACACTAGATGCGATCAACTATTTCTTAGACAATAAAGTATTATTCTCTCCTGGTAAGGCTTCCAACGCCGGAGGTGTTGCCACTTCAGGATTAGAAATGACACAGAACTCTATCCGTCTTAACTGGACTTCCGAAGAGGTTGACGCAAGATTAAAGGAAATCATGATCGGTATCCACAAAGCCTGCAGAGACTACGGAAAAGACGAAGACGGCTATGTAAACTACGTAAAAGGGGCAAATATTGCAGGCTTCGTAAAAGTGGCAGAAGCAATGTTGGCTCAGGGAGTTGTGTAA